One window of the Vicinamibacterales bacterium genome contains the following:
- a CDS encoding PQQ-binding-like beta-propeller repeat protein — protein sequence MGLLVAAVIVILQAVAATVAPLDPRWAIPFDSPPAAAAGFDATTAYVPLKGGQLVAVDLDRGTVRWRLDVATPFTPATGDGLVFTNTESSIEARDAQTGATRWRTPLPGGAAVPLYWDTGWLLASTPNGDLAAFRASDGNLVWRQPLGSPLAAAPVPALDRLYLPLADNRLVAVLLATGETAWSRTLASRITGLLALDDQLVLGTTGHDVVSVRLADGRERWTWHVGGDVSGLPSADQKRIYFASRDNVLRAVDRKSGNLRWKASLPSRPAGGPLPLPNMVLMPLVSSEIAGLDLETGKPTVTVKAAGEIGPQPFFRPGARATAVRLVTVSRDGQLQGFAQRFEPVPGLIDVLPGVPAVP from the coding sequence ATGGGCCTCCTGGTCGCGGCGGTGATCGTGATTCTGCAGGCGGTGGCCGCCACCGTCGCGCCGCTCGACCCGCGCTGGGCAATTCCTTTCGACTCGCCGCCGGCCGCCGCCGCTGGTTTCGACGCCACGACGGCCTACGTGCCGCTCAAAGGCGGGCAATTGGTGGCGGTCGATCTCGATCGCGGCACGGTGCGCTGGCGCCTGGACGTGGCCACACCGTTCACGCCCGCCACCGGCGATGGGCTGGTGTTCACCAACACCGAGTCATCGATTGAGGCGCGCGACGCGCAAACCGGGGCGACGCGGTGGCGGACTCCCCTGCCCGGCGGCGCCGCCGTTCCTCTCTATTGGGACACCGGGTGGCTGCTCGCCTCCACGCCAAACGGCGATCTCGCCGCCTTTCGGGCATCCGACGGAAACCTGGTGTGGCGCCAGCCGCTGGGGTCGCCCTTGGCCGCCGCGCCGGTTCCCGCGCTCGATCGCCTCTACCTGCCGCTGGCCGACAACCGGCTGGTCGCCGTCCTGCTCGCCACCGGCGAGACCGCCTGGAGCCGCACGCTGGCCAGCCGCATCACCGGCCTGCTCGCGCTCGACGACCAGCTGGTACTCGGCACCACCGGGCACGACGTGGTGAGCGTGCGCCTGGCGGACGGCCGGGAGCGCTGGACGTGGCACGTGGGCGGCGACGTGTCGGGGCTGCCCTCCGCGGACCAGAAGCGCATCTACTTCGCGTCGCGCGACAACGTGCTGCGGGCCGTGGATCGCAAGAGCGGCAACCTGCGCTGGAAGGCATCGCTCCCGTCACGGCCGGCCGGCGGGCCGCTGCCGCTGCCCAATATGGTCCTGATGCCGCTGGTGTCGTCAGAGATCGCGGGGCTCGATCTGGAGACCGGCAAGCCCACCGTCACCGTGAAGGCCGCCGGCGAGATTGGGCCGCAGCCGTTCTTCCGGCCTGGGGCGCGAGCCACGGCCGTGCGGTTGGTGACGGTCAGCCGCGATGGTCAGCTGCAGGGGTTTGCGCAGCGGTTCGAGCCCGTTCCGGGTCTCATTGACGTGCTCCCGGGCGTGCCGGCCGTGCCTTAG
- the guaA gene encoding glutamine-hydrolyzing GMP synthase, which produces MAHQTILVLDFGSQFTQLIARRLRELSVYCEILPFNTPLDAIKAKRPAGVILSGGPSSVDEEGAPHCDRAVLDLGVPTLGICYGMQLMTEMLGGRLGRSAHREFGHAIVRREPGASRMFKDIPDELKVWASHGDFVAAAPPGFTVCATSNNAPVAAMEAPELGYYALLFHPEVAHTDRGKDLLRNFAFGVCGCTGDWTIASFIDEATARIKAQVGNGRVVCGLSGGVDSTVAASIIHRAIGDHLQCIFVDNGLLRLNEAQQVVERYKKLALPVHFVDATDIFLSRLAGVTDPETKRKLIGGTFIDVFNEKAQALGEFDFLAQGTLYPDVIESVSVRGPSATIKSHHNVGGLPAGMKFKLVEPLRELFKDEVRAVGRDLGIDKEFLVRQPFPGPGLAVRILGDITRDKIALLQKADAIVADEIRKAGWYERVWQSFAVLLPVQSVGVMGDARTYEFTVAVRAVESLDGMTADWARLPHELLAAISSRIVNEVRGINRVVYDISSKPPSTIEWE; this is translated from the coding sequence GTGGCCCATCAAACTATCCTCGTTCTTGATTTCGGTTCGCAGTTTACCCAGCTGATCGCGCGGCGTTTACGCGAGCTGTCGGTGTACTGCGAAATACTCCCGTTCAACACGCCGCTCGACGCCATCAAGGCCAAGCGGCCCGCGGGCGTCATCCTGTCGGGCGGCCCCAGCAGCGTGGACGAGGAGGGCGCGCCGCACTGCGATCGCGCGGTGCTCGACCTCGGCGTGCCGACGCTGGGCATCTGCTACGGCATGCAGTTGATGACCGAGATGCTCGGCGGCCGGCTCGGGCGGTCGGCGCATCGCGAGTTCGGTCACGCCATCGTCCGGCGAGAGCCGGGCGCGTCGCGCATGTTCAAGGACATTCCGGACGAGCTCAAGGTGTGGGCCAGCCACGGTGACTTCGTCGCCGCCGCGCCGCCGGGCTTCACCGTGTGTGCCACCAGCAACAACGCCCCGGTCGCCGCGATGGAGGCGCCGGAGCTCGGCTACTACGCGCTGCTGTTCCACCCGGAAGTGGCGCACACCGACCGCGGCAAGGACCTGCTGCGCAACTTCGCCTTCGGCGTGTGCGGGTGCACCGGCGACTGGACCATCGCCTCGTTCATCGACGAGGCCACGGCGCGCATCAAGGCCCAGGTGGGGAACGGCCGCGTCGTGTGCGGCCTGTCGGGCGGCGTTGACTCGACGGTCGCCGCTTCGATCATCCACCGCGCCATCGGCGATCACCTGCAGTGCATCTTCGTGGACAACGGGCTGCTGCGGCTGAACGAGGCGCAGCAGGTGGTCGAGCGCTACAAGAAACTGGCGCTGCCGGTTCACTTTGTCGATGCCACCGACATCTTCCTGTCGCGGCTGGCCGGCGTCACCGATCCCGAGACCAAGCGCAAGCTGATCGGCGGCACCTTCATCGACGTGTTCAACGAGAAGGCGCAGGCGCTGGGCGAGTTCGACTTCCTGGCGCAGGGCACGCTCTATCCCGACGTCATCGAATCGGTGTCGGTCCGCGGCCCGTCGGCCACGATCAAGAGCCACCACAACGTCGGCGGCCTGCCGGCCGGCATGAAGTTCAAGCTGGTGGAGCCGTTGCGCGAGCTGTTCAAGGACGAGGTCCGCGCCGTCGGCCGCGACCTCGGCATCGACAAGGAATTCCTGGTCCGCCAGCCATTCCCCGGTCCCGGCCTCGCCGTCCGCATCCTCGGCGACATCACGCGCGACAAGATCGCGCTGCTGCAGAAGGCCGATGCCATTGTCGCCGACGAGATCCGGAAGGCCGGCTGGTACGAGCGGGTCTGGCAGAGCTTCGCCGTGCTGCTGCCGGTGCAGAGCGTGGGCGTGATGGGCGATGCGCGCACCTACGAGTTCACGGTGGCGGTGCGCGCGGTCGAAAGCCTCGACGGCATGACCGCCGACTGGGCGCGCCTGCCGCACGAGCTGCTCGCCGCGATCTCCTCGCGCATCGTCAACGAAGTGCGCGGGATCAACCGCGTCGTCTACGACATCAGCTCGAAGCCTCCCTCAACCATCGAGTGGGAATAG
- a CDS encoding alpha/beta hydrolase, with the protein MPARGPETAGGWWPSSTNFFETHRCQRHVLVGASLGGCNVRLYAYRYPEEVAGIVLVDPAHEDQFIRSPSAKPNAMPLRLFQLASRLGIMRLAGMPVDVAGMNVLPPDGQPAATAIGYRTNAVDAIFAETAAVEESFAQMRQARVAARKTPLRNLPLIVLTRREETPPQGEEAVLYSTWVELHRELAGESTIGRQVIAENSGHFVAVDQPAKVVEAIREVVERARRASP; encoded by the coding sequence ATGCCGGCCCGCGGCCCCGAAACAGCGGGCGGATGGTGGCCGAGCTCCACGAACTTCTTCGAAACGCACAGGTGCCAACGCCACGTGCTCGTGGGAGCCTCGCTTGGAGGGTGCAACGTCCGCCTGTACGCGTATCGCTACCCTGAGGAAGTGGCTGGCATCGTGCTGGTTGATCCCGCCCATGAGGACCAGTTCATCCGGTCCCCATCAGCAAAGCCCAACGCGATGCCTCTGCGCCTGTTCCAGCTTGCTTCGCGGTTGGGGATCATGCGTCTGGCCGGAATGCCGGTCGACGTCGCAGGAATGAACGTGTTGCCACCCGACGGTCAGCCGGCAGCAACCGCCATCGGCTACAGGACCAACGCCGTCGATGCGATCTTCGCCGAGACAGCAGCCGTTGAGGAGAGCTTCGCCCAGATGCGGCAGGCAAGGGTGGCTGCGAGGAAGACGCCGCTGCGCAATCTGCCACTCATCGTCCTGACGCGGCGAGAAGAGACGCCGCCTCAGGGTGAAGAGGCCGTGCTCTACTCGACGTGGGTCGAGCTCCACCGCGAGTTGGCGGGAGAGTCGACCATCGGCCGGCAGGTGATCGCTGAAAACAGCGGCCACTTCGTCGCGGTGGATCAGCCTGCAAAAGTCGTCGAAGCCATCCGGGAAGTCGTAGAGCGTGCCAGGAGGGCCTCGCCCTGA
- a CDS encoding PLP-dependent aminotransferase family protein, giving the protein MIQLSKAAQDFQESAIRRSGILGAAVPGLISLAAGYPSPDVFPWDDLQSITAELLARRDGNVLQYGATRGYRPLIEQLIAKTLKDRGITGAFEDMVITTGSQQGLDLVGRVLIDPGDVILVELPTYSGALAAFHNLRAGFAGVPQDAEGIDLAALDAAIAGIRAKGQTPKFIYVTPNFQNPAGLLMSRARRLALLDAARRHDLVILEDDPYGAIYFEDAATAADTRPIKADDADGRVVYLGSFSKVLVPGLRVAWMVAPRAIAQKVELAKQAADICSSVFDQRIVHAAMDRGVVDRIAPGLRAHYQAKRAVMEQALQSALAGRVKWTSPRGGFFLWIELPEGVDDRELFERALKEKVSFVIGSAFFVDGRGHQYARLSFSGISHEQIAEGITRLAAAISSHG; this is encoded by the coding sequence ATGATCCAGTTGTCGAAAGCCGCCCAGGACTTCCAGGAATCGGCCATCCGCCGCTCGGGCATTCTCGGCGCGGCGGTGCCCGGCTTGATCTCGCTTGCCGCTGGATACCCCTCGCCGGACGTGTTCCCGTGGGACGACCTCCAGTCGATCACCGCCGAGCTGCTGGCCCGGCGCGACGGCAACGTGCTCCAGTACGGCGCCACCCGCGGCTATCGCCCGCTGATCGAACAGCTGATCGCCAAGACCTTGAAGGACCGCGGCATCACCGGCGCCTTCGAAGACATGGTCATCACCACCGGTTCCCAGCAAGGCCTCGACCTCGTCGGGCGCGTGTTGATCGATCCGGGCGACGTCATCCTGGTCGAGCTCCCGACCTACAGCGGCGCCCTCGCCGCGTTTCATAACCTGCGGGCCGGCTTCGCCGGCGTGCCGCAGGACGCCGAGGGCATCGACCTGGCGGCGCTCGATGCCGCCATCGCCGGCATCCGGGCGAAGGGGCAGACCCCGAAGTTCATCTACGTGACGCCGAACTTCCAGAACCCGGCGGGCCTGCTCATGAGCCGGGCGCGGCGGCTCGCGCTGCTCGACGCCGCGCGGCGCCATGACCTGGTGATTCTCGAGGACGATCCGTACGGCGCGATCTACTTCGAAGACGCCGCGACCGCCGCCGACACGCGGCCGATCAAGGCCGACGATGCTGACGGGCGCGTGGTCTACCTCGGGAGTTTCTCCAAGGTGCTGGTGCCCGGCCTGCGCGTGGCGTGGATGGTGGCGCCGCGGGCGATTGCGCAGAAGGTCGAACTGGCCAAGCAGGCCGCCGACATCTGCAGCAGCGTGTTCGACCAGCGCATCGTGCACGCCGCGATGGATCGGGGCGTGGTCGATCGCATCGCGCCCGGCTTGCGCGCGCACTACCAGGCCAAGCGGGCGGTGATGGAGCAGGCGTTGCAGTCGGCGCTGGCGGGCCGGGTCAAGTGGACCTCACCACGCGGCGGGTTCTTCCTGTGGATTGAACTGCCCGAGGGCGTCGATGATCGGGAACTGTTCGAGCGGGCGCTGAAGGAGAAGGTGAGCTTCGTGATCGGCAGCGCGTTCTTCGTGGACGGCCGCGGACACCAGTATGCGCGCTTGTCATTCTCGGGCATCAGCCACGAACAGATCGCCGAGGGCATCACTCGGCTTGCCGCGGCCATCAGCAGCCACGGATAA
- the dnaE gene encoding DNA polymerase III subunit alpha, whose product MKDFVHLHLHTEFSLLDGACRIDELLDEAQRLKMPALAVTEHGNMFSSVVFHDAARKRGINPILGCEVYVAPGDRRDKSGTPGETANHLVLLAENEIGFKNLIKLVSSGYTEGFYYKPRIDKEILAQHAEGLIGLSSCLKGEVASGIRAEQAGKALAAAAQYRDILGKGNFFLEMQFQGIEEQRIVNNGLIPIARDLDMPLVVTNDVHYLRHGDHKPHDILLCIGTGKSVNDVNRLKYHGDQFFLKTAAQMAEVFGDYPEAMKNTLLIAERCNVTIPQGQNHLPKFAVPEGYTLDDYFEHVVREGYQQRLERLRQLDEKDQLRHTIAEYDERLVYEIAMIKKMEYPGYFMIVWDFIRYARDHGIPVGPGRGSAAGSLVAWALRITDVDPLHYDLIFERFLNPERVSLPDIDVDFCERRRGEVIEYVTAKYGRENVSQIITFGTMKAKAVIRDVGRVMDMPYADVDRIAKQIPPALDMTLEKALAENPVLRDMAKNDSRVNDLLEMGKRLEGVSRNAGVHAAGVVIAPGPITDYAPLYKSNRDEITTQWAMKEVERVGLLKMDFLGLSTLTLIQDALSEIKRTEGTVLDIDNIPLDDARTYQLFVDGQTYGIFQFESSGMREILRRAKPQRLEDLIAMNALYRPGPLKGGMVDDYINRKAGRSQVKYDLPSLEPILADTYGVIAYQEQVMRMASVVAGFTMGQSDVLRKAMGKKDPKVMAKQREAFMSGALAKNVNEKKASKIFELMEFFAGYGFNKSHSTAYAFLAYQTAYLKANFPKHFAAALLTIEAANTEKLAVYISESRERGIQVLPPDINESQLHFTVVPEGVRFGLTAIKGLGEGAIRSLIEVRERTGRITSVHQLCEELDLRLVNKKVLEALVRSGACDSLIPQGVPLVAGRAKLFGAVDSAIEHGNRTQRDKEQGQADLFGGGEEGGLSIIRLPDAPPWTEMELLAHEKEALGLYLSGHPIDRHADDLRAFGAKTVGDLTLSDIPEGVDGAPGRLVIDDVYVGGIVGGFRGLKTKKGDPMCVFTLEDHQGAVEVVVFPEMYGKHRQLIENGALLLVRGKFERDEENSRFQCTDILPLALLKERLSRGVRIRLKATCPRETIEALWELMAKHRGDRPVAVEVELNGGARHVIVRAEVTQSIRVRTSEQFVADVERICGPGSVTVYS is encoded by the coding sequence ATGAAAGACTTCGTCCACCTCCACTTGCACACCGAGTTCTCGCTGCTCGACGGTGCGTGCCGGATCGACGAGCTGCTCGACGAGGCCCAGCGGCTGAAGATGCCGGCGCTGGCGGTGACCGAGCACGGCAACATGTTCTCGTCGGTGGTCTTTCACGACGCCGCCCGCAAGCGCGGCATCAACCCGATCCTCGGCTGCGAGGTCTACGTCGCGCCCGGCGATCGCCGCGACAAGAGCGGCACGCCGGGTGAGACCGCGAACCACCTGGTGCTGCTGGCCGAGAACGAGATCGGTTTCAAGAACCTGATCAAGCTGGTGTCGTCCGGCTACACCGAGGGTTTCTACTACAAGCCGCGCATCGACAAGGAGATCCTGGCGCAGCATGCCGAAGGGCTGATCGGCCTGAGCAGCTGCCTCAAGGGCGAGGTCGCCAGCGGGATTCGCGCCGAGCAGGCCGGAAAGGCGCTGGCCGCGGCGGCGCAGTACCGCGACATCCTGGGGAAGGGCAACTTCTTCCTCGAGATGCAGTTCCAGGGCATCGAGGAACAGCGCATCGTCAACAACGGCCTGATCCCGATCGCTCGCGACCTCGACATGCCGCTGGTGGTCACCAACGACGTGCACTACCTGCGCCACGGCGACCACAAGCCGCACGACATCCTGCTGTGCATCGGCACCGGCAAGTCGGTGAACGACGTCAATCGCCTGAAGTATCACGGCGACCAGTTCTTCCTGAAGACCGCGGCGCAGATGGCCGAGGTGTTCGGCGACTATCCGGAGGCGATGAAGAACACGCTGCTCATCGCCGAGCGCTGCAACGTGACCATTCCGCAGGGCCAGAACCACCTGCCGAAGTTCGCGGTGCCCGAAGGCTACACGCTGGACGACTACTTCGAGCACGTGGTGCGCGAGGGCTACCAACAGCGGCTCGAGCGGCTCCGGCAGCTGGACGAGAAGGACCAGCTTCGGCACACCATCGCGGAATACGACGAGCGGCTGGTCTATGAGATCGCCATGATCAAGAAGATGGAGTACCCCGGGTACTTCATGATCGTGTGGGATTTCATCCGCTACGCGCGCGACCACGGCATCCCGGTCGGGCCGGGCCGCGGCTCCGCCGCCGGCAGCCTGGTGGCGTGGGCGCTGCGCATCACCGACGTCGATCCCCTCCACTACGACCTGATTTTCGAGCGCTTCCTGAACCCCGAGCGCGTGTCGCTGCCCGATATCGACGTTGACTTCTGCGAGCGCCGCCGTGGGGAAGTGATCGAGTACGTCACGGCGAAGTACGGCCGCGAGAACGTCTCGCAGATCATCACCTTCGGCACCATGAAGGCGAAGGCGGTCATCCGCGACGTCGGCCGCGTGATGGACATGCCGTACGCGGACGTCGATCGCATTGCCAAGCAGATTCCGCCGGCGCTCGACATGACGCTGGAGAAGGCACTGGCTGAGAACCCAGTGCTTCGCGACATGGCGAAGAACGACTCGCGCGTCAACGACCTGCTCGAGATGGGGAAGCGGCTCGAGGGCGTGTCCAGGAACGCCGGCGTCCACGCCGCCGGCGTGGTGATCGCGCCCGGGCCGATCACCGACTACGCGCCGCTCTACAAGAGCAACCGCGACGAAATCACGACCCAGTGGGCGATGAAGGAAGTCGAGCGCGTCGGCCTCCTGAAGATGGACTTCCTGGGCCTGAGCACGCTGACGCTGATCCAGGACGCGTTGTCGGAGATCAAGCGCACGGAAGGGACCGTGCTCGACATCGACAACATCCCGCTCGACGACGCCCGGACCTATCAGCTGTTCGTGGACGGCCAGACCTACGGCATCTTCCAGTTCGAAAGCTCGGGCATGCGCGAGATCCTGCGCCGGGCCAAGCCGCAGCGGCTCGAAGACCTGATCGCGATGAACGCCCTCTACCGGCCCGGCCCGCTCAAGGGCGGCATGGTGGACGACTACATCAACCGCAAGGCCGGCCGCAGCCAGGTGAAATACGACCTGCCGTCCCTCGAGCCGATCCTCGCCGACACCTACGGCGTCATCGCCTACCAGGAACAGGTCATGCGCATGGCCTCGGTGGTCGCCGGGTTCACCATGGGCCAGTCCGACGTGCTCCGCAAGGCCATGGGCAAGAAAGACCCCAAGGTCATGGCCAAGCAGCGCGAGGCCTTCATGAGCGGCGCGCTGGCCAAGAACGTCAACGAGAAGAAGGCCAGCAAGATCTTCGAGCTGATGGAGTTCTTCGCGGGCTACGGCTTCAACAAGTCGCACTCCACCGCCTACGCGTTCCTGGCCTACCAGACGGCGTACCTCAAGGCGAACTTCCCGAAGCACTTCGCCGCGGCGCTGCTGACCATCGAAGCCGCGAACACCGAGAAACTCGCCGTCTACATCAGCGAATCGCGCGAGCGCGGCATCCAGGTGCTGCCGCCCGACATCAACGAGAGCCAGCTGCACTTCACGGTGGTCCCCGAGGGCGTGCGCTTCGGGTTGACGGCCATCAAGGGCCTCGGCGAAGGCGCCATCCGCAGCCTGATCGAGGTCCGCGAGCGCACCGGGCGCATCACCTCGGTCCATCAGCTGTGCGAAGAGCTCGACCTGCGCCTCGTCAACAAGAAGGTGCTCGAAGCGCTGGTCCGCTCAGGAGCGTGCGACAGCCTGATCCCGCAGGGCGTGCCGCTCGTGGCCGGCCGCGCCAAGCTGTTCGGCGCGGTCGACAGCGCCATCGAGCACGGCAACCGCACCCAGCGGGACAAGGAACAGGGCCAGGCCGACTTGTTTGGCGGCGGGGAAGAGGGCGGCCTCTCCATCATCCGGCTGCCGGACGCGCCACCCTGGACCGAAATGGAGTTGCTGGCGCACGAGAAGGAGGCCCTGGGCCTCTACCTCAGCGGCCACCCGATCGATCGCCACGCCGACGACCTCCGCGCCTTCGGCGCCAAGACCGTGGGCGACCTCACCCTGAGCGACATTCCCGAGGGCGTCGATGGCGCGCCGGGACGCCTGGTCATCGACGATGTGTATGTGGGTGGCATCGTCGGGGGCTTCCGCGGCCTGAAGACCAAGAAGGGCGACCCGATGTGCGTGTTCACCCTGGAAGATCACCAGGGCGCCGTCGAAGTGGTCGTGTTCCCAGAGATGTACGGCAAGCACCGCCAGTTGATCGAGAACGGCGCGCTGCTGCTCGTGCGCGGCAAGTTCGAGCGCGACGAGGAGAACTCCCGCTTCCAGTGCACCGACATCCTGCCCCTGGCCCTGCTCAAGGAGCGGCTGTCGCGCGGGGTCAGGATCCGGTTGAAGGCCACCTGCCCGCGTGAGACGATTGAAGCGCTGTGGGAGCTGATGGCCAAGCACCGCGGCGACCGCCCGGTGGCGGTCGAAGTGGAACTGAACGGCGGCGCGCGGCACGTCATCGTCCGCGCCGAGGTCACGCAGTCCATTCGCGTGCGCACGTCGGAACAGTTTGTCGCAGACGTCGAACGTATCTGCGGCCCAGGCTCAGTGACCGTGTATTCCTGA